The following are from one region of the Leptospira neocaledonica genome:
- a CDS encoding OmpA family protein, producing MNRPLSVLLSSILLFFTSDLLAEERIIEGKLLQFGRMLGTGNEFIQVLSNDLSPELSRLHNQTVRVLCQMRGENCDPIRYETYPFSESKGLPDWTLKRIPNYVNRGYFAFNPTVTPDGQSIFWTVYSSKGKSGTQRIWFAEKDEKGFWRDGKEMPAPLNNDLNSAVIAVLPSNNELFVFGSFGDDEATRKIQFEFQDKREELRRNTRDEMEFRLKEEQLAYEYLRKLTNLQNKVTVPLYKSYKEKGNWSYPKAISFPDFSNIYLKNNTSVFGGSTLSSSGRILIYSVQQPDSYGKLDLYVSIQKEDGSFGIGKNLGEIVNTSSEETAPFLAGDDRTLYFCSDGHKGLSVYVTKRIGDGWDNWTKPIEVSANLKGVNFFSIPVNSDWAYVSKEGQLYMAYLPRDFRPNPVVVINGKVLDEEGNPLGAEIHYESLTRLEKRGSAKSDSKTGSFSLVLPYGEKYGFYAEKPGHLSVSRNIDLTESKQEDAKLDVEFRLPALAVGRQILLNNLFFETNKFEISKDSEPELDRLANFLKSNPKLKISVEGHTDNVGKKEHNLELSENRAKAVADYLISKHGINNTRVRTQGFGDSQPISSNDNASDRQKNRRVVLQIVD from the coding sequence ATGAACCGTCCTCTCTCCGTCTTACTTTCTTCTATATTACTATTTTTCACTTCCGATCTTCTCGCGGAGGAAAGGATTATCGAAGGTAAACTTCTTCAATTCGGTAGAATGTTGGGTACAGGTAACGAGTTCATCCAGGTACTTTCTAATGATCTGAGTCCTGAACTTTCCAGACTTCATAATCAAACCGTTCGTGTTCTCTGCCAGATGAGGGGAGAAAATTGCGACCCAATACGTTATGAGACCTATCCTTTTTCCGAATCTAAAGGTCTTCCCGATTGGACTCTAAAAAGAATTCCAAATTACGTAAATAGAGGTTACTTCGCGTTTAATCCGACGGTCACTCCCGACGGACAATCGATTTTTTGGACTGTATATTCTAGCAAGGGTAAATCGGGAACCCAGAGGATTTGGTTTGCGGAGAAGGATGAGAAAGGTTTTTGGAGAGACGGTAAGGAAATGCCTGCTCCTTTGAATAATGACCTGAACTCAGCAGTAATCGCAGTTCTTCCCAGCAATAATGAATTATTCGTTTTCGGTTCCTTCGGCGACGATGAGGCCACTCGTAAAATCCAATTCGAATTCCAAGACAAAAGAGAAGAATTAAGAAGAAACACCAGAGACGAGATGGAATTCAGGCTAAAAGAAGAACAACTCGCCTACGAGTATCTTCGAAAACTAACCAATCTTCAAAATAAGGTTACTGTTCCTTTATATAAAAGTTATAAAGAAAAAGGGAATTGGTCTTATCCAAAGGCAATTAGTTTCCCGGATTTTTCGAATATATATTTAAAAAATAATACATCGGTCTTTGGAGGTTCCACTCTTTCGTCCTCCGGAAGGATCCTGATCTATTCGGTCCAACAACCCGATTCTTACGGCAAGTTAGATTTGTATGTTAGTATTCAGAAAGAAGACGGTTCTTTTGGTATAGGTAAAAATTTAGGAGAGATAGTTAATACTTCTTCCGAAGAAACGGCTCCCTTTTTAGCGGGAGACGATAGGACTCTTTATTTCTGCAGCGACGGTCACAAAGGTCTTTCCGTTTATGTGACCAAAAGAATAGGAGATGGCTGGGATAATTGGACCAAACCTATAGAAGTTTCGGCTAACTTAAAAGGAGTAAACTTTTTCTCCATTCCGGTAAATAGCGACTGGGCTTATGTAAGTAAAGAAGGTCAATTATATATGGCCTATCTTCCCCGAGATTTTCGCCCTAATCCGGTTGTAGTGATCAACGGAAAAGTTTTGGACGAAGAAGGAAATCCTTTAGGCGCCGAAATACATTATGAATCCTTAACACGTTTGGAAAAAAGAGGAAGTGCTAAGAGTGATTCCAAAACCGGTTCTTTTAGTTTGGTTCTTCCCTACGGTGAAAAATACGGATTTTATGCGGAGAAACCAGGTCATCTTTCCGTTTCTAGAAATATAGATCTTACGGAATCCAAACAGGAAGATGCGAAATTGGATGTGGAGTTTCGTCTTCCTGCTTTGGCTGTCGGTCGACAAATCCTTCTGAACAATTTATTTTTTGAGACAAACAAATTCGAGATTTCCAAGGATTCGGAACCGGAATTGGATCGTTTGGCGAACTTTTTAAAATCGAATCCTAAACTCAAAATCTCTGTCGAAGGTCATACGGACAACGTCGGTAAAAAAGAACATAACCTGGAACTTTCCGAAAATAGAGCAAAAGCTGTGGCAGATTATTTAATCTCCAAACATGGAATCAACAATACGAGAGTTCGAACCCAAGGTTTCGGGGATAGCCAACCAATTTCTTCCAATGACAACGCTTCCGACCGTCAAAAGAACAGAAGAGTTGTGTTACAGATAGTAGACTGA
- a CDS encoding TIGR04452 family lipoprotein → MKIITPKIYNILKFKGSIILIFSILLNACTYSGGPGTISGGDAQKKIKDAFQNVSYLGAGPDVPVDCASYGYADRASGNGTFSQNTSIGLTLINVIYINPYLKAHLDQGTYYTESSINQCVDFVKGPYVVYVLQYSDEWRIYAECEVPDAPAFLGTGLFYNECVPEKAGLAETITGSL, encoded by the coding sequence TTGAAAATCATTACCCCTAAAATTTATAATATATTAAAATTCAAAGGATCGATTATTCTTATTTTCTCAATCTTGTTGAATGCTTGTACTTATTCGGGAGGACCTGGAACAATTTCTGGAGGAGACGCTCAGAAAAAGATCAAAGATGCGTTTCAAAACGTTAGTTACTTGGGAGCAGGGCCCGATGTTCCCGTCGATTGCGCGTCTTACGGTTATGCCGATAGAGCTAGCGGAAATGGTACTTTCTCTCAAAACACATCTATCGGATTAACCCTAATCAATGTTATCTATATTAATCCGTATTTGAAGGCACATCTCGACCAAGGAACGTATTATACGGAATCCTCTATCAATCAATGTGTGGATTTCGTAAAAGGGCCATACGTAGTTTATGTTCTACAATATAGCGATGAATGGAGAATTTACGCGGAATGTGAAGTCCCAGATGCTCCAGCTTTTTTAGGGACGGGATTATTCTATAACGAATGTGTGCCTGAAAAGGCAGGTTTAGCAGAGACCATAACCGGAAGTTTATAA
- a CDS encoding DoxX family protein: MENLDAKSISLWIMATIYTIAGILHFVIPKFYLRIMPPWIPYHKLMVQLSGIAEIALGLGLFFPQTKVLAAWGVVFLLIAVFPANVYHFQSRTRKDPPTWALILRLPLQLLLIYWAYTFTY, encoded by the coding sequence ATGGAAAACCTAGACGCTAAATCAATCAGTCTCTGGATCATGGCGACTATATATACGATCGCCGGCATTCTTCATTTTGTGATCCCAAAATTTTATTTAAGGATCATGCCTCCTTGGATTCCCTATCATAAACTTATGGTTCAGCTCAGCGGAATCGCGGAGATTGCTTTGGGACTTGGACTTTTCTTTCCTCAAACGAAGGTATTGGCTGCTTGGGGCGTGGTCTTTCTCCTGATCGCTGTGTTCCCGGCTAACGTGTATCATTTCCAATCTAGGACTAGAAAAGACCCTCCGACTTGGGCTCTAATTCTGAGACTGCCTCTGCAATTACTTTTAATCTACTGGGCATATACTTTCACATATTGA
- a CDS encoding class I SAM-dependent methyltransferase translates to MKEINRKQFIKSIIALFVAGLAPRILGESQADINPKSNFQSVYLDPKLREEFYLFLKNVYHLYPEDQFHKLILDITKTQKTDKDIYEAIMSKLPGIKPFAGVITYALPSLKKQKEEISSQTVRLLGKQNSYNGYMEIGTTGRYVKGLKKKLGIQGKVYVLNDLEPKYSAEDLAERGQLFKAGTFIQMGSYDSITSDKIPSESLELVTNYIGFHHSPTEKLNGFISSIFRILKPGGKLVLRDHNVYSEEQRYIVALAHDVYNAGLEIPWRETSAQIRNFTSLEEIQEKLHGFGFKSIGNQYLQNGDPTKNTLMAFVKTK, encoded by the coding sequence ATGAAAGAAATTAATCGGAAACAGTTTATAAAATCTATTATTGCGTTATTCGTTGCTGGACTCGCCCCTAGAATATTAGGAGAGTCCCAGGCAGATATTAATCCTAAATCGAATTTTCAATCCGTCTATTTGGATCCGAAATTAAGGGAAGAATTTTACCTTTTTCTAAAGAACGTATATCATCTCTATCCCGAAGATCAATTTCATAAGCTGATTCTGGATATAACTAAGACACAGAAAACGGATAAGGATATTTATGAAGCGATTATGTCCAAACTTCCGGGAATTAAACCGTTTGCGGGGGTAATCACTTATGCCCTTCCTTCTCTTAAAAAGCAGAAAGAGGAAATATCCAGTCAGACCGTAAGGCTTTTGGGAAAACAAAACTCTTATAACGGTTACATGGAAATCGGGACCACGGGTCGGTATGTGAAAGGTCTAAAAAAGAAATTAGGGATACAGGGCAAAGTTTACGTTCTGAACGATCTGGAACCTAAATACAGCGCCGAGGATTTAGCAGAAAGAGGACAACTTTTCAAGGCCGGGACCTTTATACAAATGGGAAGTTATGACTCGATTACCTCAGATAAGATCCCTTCCGAAAGTTTGGAATTAGTCACGAATTATATAGGATTCCATCATTCTCCGACAGAAAAATTAAACGGATTTATTTCATCCATTTTCAGGATCTTAAAACCTGGCGGAAAACTCGTATTAAGAGATCATAATGTATATTCGGAAGAACAGAGATATATTGTAGCTTTAGCTCATGATGTTTATAACGCAGGTTTGGAAATTCCATGGAGAGAAACTTCTGCCCAAATCCGTAATTTTACATCCTTAGAGGAAATCCAGGAAAAACTGCATGGGTTTGGATTCAAATCTATAGGGAATCAGTATTTGCAAAACGGAGATCCTACGAAAAATACTCTCATGGCTTTCGTAAAAACAAAATGA